The segment CATGGATTCGGGTAGTATACCACGATCCTCATAATTGAGAATGGTGTAGGGCTTAATTTCCGCCACAATAAGTCCAATGATGGAGAAATTGTAGACACAGGCTAGGGCAAAAAAGCGCTCAGATGATGTTATGTCCTGATACCAGGAGAGTGGGTAGTCAATGGGAAACCAATCGAGACATAATGTCCGAACCTCCTCCAAATCGTCCGGACAGAGAAATCTCAGTTGTACATCCGTGGTGGAGCAGAGGCGTACATTGAAGTCACTGGATCTCGCTGCAGAATCACTGGGATGGCCATTGTGTGAGTGTTTTGGGTGCCTAACCATGGCAAAAGAGAAACCTCGATCAATTACACTCAATTACTTAAATCAATTACAGACAATCTAGCAAATCAAACACTATATCAATTTTGGAGGCAAATGCACCCAAGCTCCAATATTTCCTCCAATTGCCCCCATACAAATGGGGCAGGAATGTTTAGCCCCCAACGCCCATCCTGTAGCATCTCTATTGCCATATCCCTCACATTAAATGCAACATTCCCGCCAGGCTTAAGGCACAGAACTCACATAAACCGTGACCTAATTAGGTCAAAATCCCCTTGATCCTTAGTCTAGGAGAATCCAGCGAGCACAGTGGacgagaaattgaatttcttcacttACCAGGTAAATTGCGCCATTTAGCTTCTCAGCAAATCCATGCTAGGCGGACACTTTGCACGAATATAATCGCATGTTAGAGGTCTGGGATGGCTAGAGGGAAATTGTAAGCTAACTAAAGAATTATAGTTTCTGGAAACAAATTGTCGTAAGAATTGCAAACAAATCGTGACGTCTCGCCAATTTCTTCTCTGTCATCATGACATAATCTCCATAGCGCATGCACCAACCACAATTTCAAAAATGTAACCGCCGTTGATTAATATGGTCAGGAGGGCAAGAAAAACACCATAAAGATTGCGCTAATAAAATCTCATATTCACAGTATCAAAAGGAGAGGAAATTGACTGTTTGCTTACACCTATTCGCTGGTTGTCTGCGTGGAAGCCTTCTCCTTGAGCTCCCAGCAATGATCCCAAAATGCAATGAGCCTCTGATCCTGATTGGTGCAGAAGTTCTTAAAGTCTCGCAGCATACGCAGCTGAATTATCTCACCATCCGGGGAGTTGTTAATCACAAGTGACTTCCACTTCTTATTGGGCACCATGTGATTCCATGACCAGAGAAATCCTGTCTTTCTTATCGTATCCATATCGTCTTTGTTCTTCCCACTCACATGTCGCGTTATGTAGGCTTCATGAGGGCTCTGGGTGTCCGTGGTAACGGGGTAGTGCTTCACAAAATTCGGCTTCTTCTGCGATCCACCAGAGGCGAGCCTTTGACGTGATCGGAGTCCCTGATGGGGTGACGGCACCAGCACAAACATATTTCCCGAACAGTGAACATACTGGAAGTCGAGTGAGGCTTGATTTGAGCCCGCTTTAGTCTCCACGGCGCACGGCATGAAGCCAAAGCGTGCCAAAATGGCCTCCTGGAAGAGAAGAAGTCGCGTCGCCCACGTGTCCTTCTTGAATTcctcaaagagaaaatccctCTTCTGCTTCAAGCATTCAGTGTCCAATGGAATGAAAATTGGCCCACGAAGTGGATCGGATTTTTCCGTAAAAGGCTCCGCCAGTGGATCGGCGGGAATTGCAACAAGTTGAAATCCACACTGAGTTGCCTTGCGACTCCATCCGTAGATCAAATCATACACAATTGGTCCCGATGCAATCACCCACTGGGCCACAATTTCAAAAGCATGCCCGGGAATCATGACACGATGGTACCTCGCGTGTCCCCATTCAATTCGATCGCTTTTGTTGTTAATGTCAATTTCCAAGTGGCTCTGTTTGTACAGAGGTGCCTCACTGAATACACTCCCAATGGATTCCCGAAGGAATTCCGGAACATTCACCTCATGCGGATGGATGCTCATCTGCTTCATTTCCGGTGTCACAACTTCCACCTCCATCCATTCATTCTCAAACGCCTTGAGGTTCTCCAAAGGTAGCACTACATCCTTCTCTTGTTTCGTGATGTAGTACAGCACAAATCCCACAATGATGGGCTTTGAAAAATCACCAGATGCATGGCAAATTAGTTTCTCTCGGCGCATTCTCTCGAGCATCTCTACAGCATCAAATGGACCCTCAATTCTATCCTGAAGCCATTTTAGTGCATCGTAAGAGACAAATGTGCATGATGGCATACTCTGAGCTGGTCCAATGAATGGTACACCAGTTGTTGGATGTTTCATAGCCTTATAGATGTCCATCAGTGGATCGGTCACTTTGAACTTTATCTCAACGGCAAGGCTGTAAcgtaaaaaaatcactcaaattttacaaaatgcaaaatttcaataaataatcaCCTTTCATCGGAGTCATCGATACTCAAGGAATCTCCTGGTACACCCACCATTCCCGTAGCTTCCTGAACGGCTCTTCCGGCCGCTAGAGATTTTCCACTCCTGAAATGTGCCGCCAATTTAtgattcaattaattcttttatcatCAGGATCACTTTGAATAAGAGATTTTAGGAGATTTacgtgaaataaaaattaataacagTGTAACGTGCAGAAATATCGAcaagcaaaataataaaattcccaaaactATATTATGGTTATTCTACTAAAATATGCACAAACATTACAAAACATTAAATACACCAACATTATACCAAAATATTCTGTTAGGTTCATTAATCGAAATTTCATCTTTTGATCCCATTTaattgattgacttttctcctATTCGTGTGTAGGATATTTTTGCACGCgactgaattttttaatttaaaaaaaaaggcttaaaataattaggaaaataataattagaaaaatctcTATTGTAGTACACTGATTGTCCTATACTACGAACATTTAACAGTAGAGGACaaacagttaaaaaaaaatgaactaaaAAAGCACTAACCTGTAAGCGCTAAATCGTGTTTCATGATGTTTATGAACATGCTGAAACGCAACCCAAAAGCATGATAAATAAGATAAATACCAGGTGATGAAtgaaactaaaataaattgagctgcgagacattaaaaaaaacgcaatctaatgaaataaaatgtggaagagaagctaaaaaaaattaatgtgtgATTCGAATTTGTTAGATTCCCTCGTGTTTTAGAATTAACAACCTCCTAGAATGGTAACCAATAAAACCAACTATGTGTGAGATGTGAGtttgatgtgaaaaaatgtaaagaaccAGCCAAAACAATCAAAATGCTAAATTAGCATGCCtacaatgattttttaaaaatatccaagacataaaaaatcatattattaatattagaacaaaaaggattaaaaaaaaacattaatgcAATATAGATTTGAGACCCTTTGAATATACTAACAGTCTTGGTCTAGCTCTTTCGGGTAACCTATTGCTTCCAACACGATCTCGGAACGGTGAATTACCTAAACCCTAcaagaaaatggagaaattgtctttttattaattttgaaaaatcatccAGGATATTTTTCTATctaaaattgcagagaaattatttttttctcactaggAGAAGGCAACAAactgttaaaaaagaaaatttttcaaaaacaataaaaacgGCAAATATTGTGAAGAgggattttgtgtttttttttaagaatattctacTGGCACCTGATTTGCCGGACGTGAAATAATGCTGGTGCTGTGACGACGTCTCGTTAAATGGGACTGCTGTGACGTTGGACTTCCCTGTAAGAGCAACTATAAGAGATATTGTGtcgaaaagaaagaaaaaatacagaaaaaattgagagaacaACAAAATTCAAGCAcacccattaattttcattattttcctctttttcctcTCCACACAAATTCGATTTTATATGCGTTATGGCTATTTTGAAGGagcagaaaattattatttagatgagaaaatttacacatctgtgtatttttttcttaaaagttttttttaaagttccctctcgaaaagtcaattttcaagcaaaatatttaaaatttcgcataatttttttttaataattaaaaatacacagatttaatgtaaaatgatTCATGCGATTAATTTTAAGCTTGCAACAAGCATTTATCGTTTATTTGTATTTACTCACCCGGGGCTTCTTGCATTGAACCctttttattctattcaaaTGCATCTCGACGTAGtgaagaaaatcctcaatttgCTGTTTTGGTGAATCCGATTGAATTTCCGTGAAGATATCGCATTTCGTTGTCAATCCATCGAGTATCTTCTTCATAGCTGGATGATCTTTGGGCAAAAGGTACATCCTGTAGCGccaatatttgagattttcatgCAGCATGAAATCCGTATCACCACGCGTGCAAATGTACTGATCCATGAAGTTccaattgtaattttccaatttttctgtTGTAAAATTCACACCGGATACCTCATAAGTATCATGTTGGGGTGCATGGAAGCGATATCTGTAGTCCACAGTTATCGGTGGATATGGATGtctgaaatattaatttttccttttaacattttatctgTTCTCATGGGAAGAATGTATTCAGGAGTCATACCTCGGTCTGTATCTCGTAACAGTGATAACAGAACCACTGAGCGAGATCCTGTGGAACATTCTACCGATAGATAGGAGATGTTCCTTGGTTGCCTCCTGCGGAGGAGTACCAAGGACAAAGTACTTTGGCATTTGTATTCCGCCACAGCACGGTGCTGAGGAGGGTTTCTGCTTAATTGTATCTGGTAgaacaattaattgaaatccCTGAGCTAGACGTTGTGAAATGAGCTCCTTAAACACCTGCTCAGTCGTCAGGGGTTTCTGAGACACAGCCCTATTTGTGGCGTAATCCGCATAGACATCTTCCGGCAATAGCGTATAGTCGGACACAACGTAGTCATTGTGGAGGGATCGCTTATCCGGAAAATAGTCCGTGGTGATTGGAAGGCACGCGGGAATTGTCAAGGATTTCCAATCAACCCCTAGAAATTAGGTGTCTTTAAGTAAGGTGGAACCATTTCTAATAAAATCGAGAGTGTACTGCTTGAGGCAACAAAactaatatacataatatgtaaCTCTGTGGTGCACAAAGCTTGCATTGAGGTGCAatatattgtttttctttgactAAACTTTTTAGCTAATAttatgaatgattttcttgtattttgtaattttttataattttttttccaacaaataattcatttgaaaataatatgtgagcaaattacatttaatgagCACAAAATGCAAGAGTTGATCATTCGTCGTTTACCATTAGCCTTTAGTGCAATTGAaacataaatacatttttacatttaatatgAGAATAGATTGGTgctgaatataaaaaaaaaaacaaatctacTAAAATGATGGATGTGCTGAAGATTTTAATAACAGCATGCaggttgaaataaatttaaaaaataaccagAATCACCATCAATACTAAAACTATGTGAAACTACATTTTGAATgtaaaatctaaatttaaacGATTGATTCCCAActataaaagcataaattaatgattcaataataaaaggaaattaatgcaacattaaaaggcataacgacaaaaaattcaaaaataaaaattaatattgaatcACTAAAAGATTTAGAAAGGTGTCTTGAGTTATCTAAAAGGTGCAACGGGTaaatcaacaaataaaaataattcttgttGACTTAAGAAACTACTTAAACTGAATACATATAGCTTTGTAGTTAGGAACCAccataaaagaattaaaattttacatctaaataagaaaatggGAATATATTAATATATTCTCGGACCTATGATGATCTTTCCGGCTGCTCCCACAGAAATTGTACATGACGGAACGTGGTTTGCAGATGAACGTTTGGTTTATGTGTAAATTTTTTGGCAGCCGAATCACATGAAATagaattacaaattttcattcaatttttttgtccaGACAGAATGTTTTATACGATGTATTTATATAGTATAAGATGTGGGTGAaagtttatatttaaaatattttatatttacaaatcaaaataaaacatttataatAATGACATGTATTTGGGACACAAGCAACTGGTGGCTGTAAAACTGGttgattttgaataatttcttcagAGCAATAATAAACTAAAATCTTATAAGTTAAAATAGCTTAAAATACTTCCCGGCTAAAGGAGAAATATCTCTTGAATGCTATTTGCTGACTACGTACGTTTCTCTGTTCTCCTACAATTCTTCTTCATGaatcaaattgcttttttttttgctgaaccagcagtttaaaaattttagccTAGCCATAAGTCTTCATGTTTAAATCAGATTTGTGATTCATTCAGCAAAACTTAGttgatttgcattttttctcttcttttgtgcattaatttgaaaattttctccgtTCTAATAAGCAATAGCTAGAAAAAATGGATATTGTGA is part of the Lutzomyia longipalpis isolate SR_M1_2022 chromosome 3, ASM2433408v1 genome and harbors:
- the LOC129792796 gene encoding GATOR complex protein Iml1 isoform X1 translates to MKLFKLHTHQKSNNSADLLLHPKEHPDLKLGDIVEIYHPEDEGCRLLLQVTTFYEEFQGRETISVETNIATTFNLRIYADIVIHRVDPDAVALDSVEITFKDQYMGRSEMWRLKSHLVNTCVYINKKIEYCEGSIRCQVYEMWAQGDRVACGNITADTKVVFRSSTSMVYLFIQMSSEMWDFDIHGDLYFEKAVNGFLTDLFMKWKKLGCNHEVTIVLFSRTFYAAKSLDEFPAHMRECLQMDYKGRFYEDFYRVAIQNERNDDWSTILVELRRLFTGYQNTVLKYHERPDIAIPPATNSTAAQGNFLEVLNISLNVFEKHYLDRSFDRTGQLSVVITPGVGVFEVDRELTNITKQRIIDNGVGSDLVCVGEQPLHAVPLLKFHNKDSSLNADDYSMPHWINLSFYSTNKKVAYSTFIPRIKLPPLRPDADTDVDQENQILKFLPDNHTEYIHNSLFDYDAYDAQIFQMPPAHGTCSLQRPPRTKKTSVPSLEGYLASANNEWLSTSPRQILRRKMSDPDIHHGGNSVLSNLSQVDSPTSANLSESFKAIEKANRKGFIGNGSVIRPGRALINPFDPSHVTIKLTSNRRRWTHIFPKGPTGVLIQQHHYQAVPTTKTCESAYNEVDASDYAHTATCSIAESLDDYAGIESVSESGGDVGTPRRKISMLHSAAGHSVTVTPSKSLTLLWGATGEQEWTPALTTAGKIIIGVDWKSLTIPACLPITTDYFPDKRSLHNDYVVSDYTLLPEDVYADYATNRAVSQKPLTTEQVFKELISQRLAQGFQLIVLPDTIKQKPSSAPCCGGIQMPKYFVLGTPPQEATKEHLLSIGRMFHRISLSGSVITVTRYRPRHPYPPITVDYRYRFHAPQHDTYEVSGVNFTTEKLENYNWNFMDQYICTRGDTDFMLHENLKYWRYRMYLLPKDHPAMKKILDGLTTKCDIFTEIQSDSPKQQIEDFLHYVEMHLNRIKRVQCKKPRLLLQGSPTSQQSHLTRRRHSTSIISRPANQGLGNSPFRDRVGSNRLPERARPRLSGKSLAAGRAVQEATGMVGVPGDSLSIDDSDESLAVEIKFKVTDPLMDIYKAMKHPTTGVPFIGPAQSMPSCTFVSYDALKWLQDRIEGPFDAVEMLERMRREKLICHASGDFSKPIIVGFVLYYITKQEKDVVLPLENLKAFENEWMEVEVVTPEMKQMSIHPHEVNVPEFLRESIGSVFSEAPLYKQSHLEIDINNKSDRIEWGHARYHRVMIPGHAFEIVAQWVIASGPIVYDLIYGWSRKATQCGFQLVAIPADPLAEPFTEKSDPLRGPIFIPLDTECLKQKRDFLFEEFKKDTWATRLLLFQEAILARFGFMPCAVETKAGSNQASLDFQYVHCSGNMFVLVPSPHQGLRSRQRLASGGSQKKPNFVKHYPVTTDTQSPHEAYITRHVSGKNKDDMDTIRKTGFLWSWNHMVPNKKWKSLVINNSPDGEIIQLRMLRDFKNFCTNQDQRLIAFWDHCWELKEKASTQTTSE